In Siniperca chuatsi isolate FFG_IHB_CAS linkage group LG20, ASM2008510v1, whole genome shotgun sequence, the following proteins share a genomic window:
- the LOC122867943 gene encoding histone H1.0-B, with the protein MAETSAAPAKAKKASKPKKPASHPKYSEMIKAAIVHDDSRSGASRQSIQKYVRKNYKVGENADVQIKMALKRLVASGMLRHTKGIGASGSFRLTKPEDSKKSTKVAASVKPKKAAKPAKPKKAAKPKKVSKTPEKPKKAAAKKVKKVVKKATPTKAKKAPAKKPKAAKPKAKPAKKAAKPKAKTPRKAAKAGKKK; encoded by the coding sequence ATGGCAGAGACGTCGGCAGCTCCGGCCAAAGCCAAAAAGGCATCAAAGCCCAAAAAACCCGCTTCTCATCCCAAGTACTCGGAGATGATTAAAGCGGCCATCGTTCACGACGACAGCCGGAGTGGAGCGTCCCGTCAGTCCATCCAGAAGTACGTGAGGAAGAACTATAAGGTGGGCGAGAACGCCGATGTGCAGATTAAAATGGCCCTGAAGAGGCTGGTGGCGTCCGGGATGCTGCGCCACACCAAAGGCATCGGCGCGTCCGGATCCTTCAGGCTGACCAAACCAGAGGACTCCAAAAAGTCAACCAAGGTAGCGGCATCTGTCAAACCAAAGAAGGCAGCGAAGCCCGCCAAACCCAAGAAGGCGGCCAAGCCCAAGAAGGTGTCAAAGACGCCGGAAAAACCCAAGAAGGCAGCTgcaaagaaagtgaaaaaggtCGTGAAAAAGGCGACGCCAACGAAAGCCAAAAAAGCACCAGCTAAGAAACCCAAGGCAGCCAAGCCCAAGGCAAAACCAGCAAAGAAGGCAGCCAAGCCCAAGGCAAAGACACCCAGAAAGGCAGCCAAAGCAGGAAAGAAGAAGTAA
- the rhot2 gene encoding mitochondrial Rho GTPase 2 isoform X2, translating to MKQDVRILLLGEPKVGKTSLIMSLVGEEFPEEVPSRAEEITIPADVTPEKVPTHIVDYSEKEQCDEVLRDEIIKANVVCVVYDVTNEDTIEKIKTKWIPLVNGNAEKGNKVPIILVGNKSDLRCGSSMETILPIMNQFSEIETCVECSAKNLKNISELFYYAQKAVLHPTAPLYDPEDKQLKPLCVRALSRIFYISDQDNDRILSDAELNSFQKSCFGNPLAPQALEDVKTVVWKNTSDGVQDSGLTLNGFLFLNTLFIQRGRHETTWTILRRFGYDDNLELTDDYLYPELRVPVGCTTELNHLGHQFLQRLFDKYDEDKDSALSPTELRNLFCVCPYMPWGAEVYMTVPTTDEGYISNHGYLCQWTLSAYLDIHRCLEHLGYLGYPILTEQESQIGAITVTREKEVDLEKCQTHRSVFLCKVIGPRGTGKTAFLQAFVGRSVVGNSSSAFSPYAINTVRVSNQEKYLILNEVDVEVDFLKASDASCDVACLMYDTSDPHSFDYCASIYKHYMESNIPCVLVASKVDVPEVKQFHGMTPAEFCYKHRLPPPLPFSSLFLDSTSKNIYTRLAWAAMYPHLNGSDMSNTSFWLRVALGSAVVAVLGFAIYRAVARLK from the exons CCAAGGTGGGAAAGACATCACTCATTATGTCTTTGGTTGGAGAGGAGTTCCCAGAAGAG GTTCCATCCAGAGCTGAAGAGATCACTATCCCTGCTGACGTGACTCCAGAGAAGGTGCCCACACACATAGTGGACTACTCAG AAAAAGAGCAGTGTGATGAAGTCCTTAGAGATGAGATCATCAAG GCTAACGTGGTGTGTGTAGTGTATGATGTCACCAACGAAGACACGATAGAAAAG ATCAAAACTAAATGGATACCTTTAGTTAACGGAAATGCAGAGAAAGGGAACAA AGTTCCCATCATCCTTGTGGGAAACAAGTCTGATCTGCGCTGTGGGAGCTCAATGGAAACCATTCTTCCCATTATGAACCAGTTCTCTGAGATTGAGACATGTGTTGAG TGTTCTGCAAAGAacctgaaaaacatttcagagcTGTTCTACTATGCACAAAAGGCAGTTCTTCACCCCACTGCCCCTCTTTATGACCCTGAGGACAAACAG CTAAAACCATTGTGTGTCCGAGCCCTTAGCAGAATATTCTACATTTCGGACCAGGACAATGACCGTATCCTCAGTGACGCTGAACTCAACAGCTTTCAG AAATCTTGTTTTGGGAATCCTCTGGCACCTCAAGCCTTAGAAGATGTGAAGACAGTAGTTTGGAAGAACACCAGCGATGGGGTGCAGGACAGCGGCCTGACCCTAAATG GTTTCTTGTTCcttaatacattatttatccAGAGGGGCCGACACGAAACCACGTGGACTATCCTCAGGAGGTTTGGTTATGACGACAACCTTGAGCTGACTGATGATTACCTTTACCCTGA actaCGAGTTCCCGTCGGCTGCACCACAGAGCTCAATCATTTAGGTCACCAGTTTCTCCAGCGGCTGTTTGACAAGTACGACGAA GACAAAGACTCTGCCCTGTCGCCGACAGAGCTCAGGAACCTATTTTGCGTATGTCCTTACATGCCATGGGGTGCAGAGGTCTATATGACCGTCCCAACCACAGACGAGGGCTACATCTCTAATCATGGCTACCTTTGTCAGTGGAC GCTTTCTGCATACCTTGACATCCACCGTTGCCTGGAGCACCTAGGATACCTAGGCTACCCTATCCTCACTGAGCAGGAGTCACAGATTGGCGCaatcacag TAACACGGGAGAAAGAGGTGGACCTGGAGAAGTGCCAGACACATCGGtcagtgtttctctgcaaaGTGATCGGACCACGGGGAACAGGCAAGACAGCCTTTCTCCAGGCCTTTGTGGGCCGCAGCGTTGTG GGGAATTCCAGCAGTGCCTTCTCACCCTATGCCATAAACACTGTCCGAGTCAGCAACCAGGAGAAGTACCTTATC CTCAATGAGGTGGATGTGGAGGTGGACTTCCTGAAGGCATCAGACGCCTCCTGTGATGTTGCTTGTCTCATGTACGACACCAGTGACCCACATTCCTTTGACTATTGTGCCAGTATATACAAG CACTACATGGAGAGCAACATCCCATGTGTGCTGGTCGCCTCCAAGGTGGACGTTCCTGAGGTCAAGCAATTCCACGGGATGACTCCAGCAGAGTTCTGTTATAAACACCGACTGCCTCCGCCGCTGCCCTTCTCCAGCCTGTTCCTTGACTCCACCAGCAAGAACATCTACACCAGGCTTGCCTGGGCAGCAATGTACCC ACACCTAAATGGTTCAGACATGAGCAACACTTCATTCTGGCTGAGAGTGGCGTTGGGGTCGGCTGTGGTTGCAGTTCTGGGATTTGCCATCTACAGAGCTGTTGCCAGACTGAAATGA
- the rhot2 gene encoding mitochondrial Rho GTPase 2 isoform X3, with protein sequence MVPITVLKGKSKVGKTSLIMSLVGEEFPEEVPSRAEEITIPADVTPEKVPTHIVDYSEKEQCDEVLRDEIIKANVVCVVYDVTNEDTIEKIKTKWIPLVNGNAEKGNKVPIILVGNKSDLRCGSSMETILPIMNQFSEIETCVECSAKNLKNISELFYYAQKAVLHPTAPLYDPEDKQLKPLCVRALSRIFYISDQDNDRILSDAELNSFQKSCFGNPLAPQALEDVKTVVWKNTSDGVQDSGLTLNGFLFLNTLFIQRGRHETTWTILRRFGYDDNLELTDDYLYPELRVPVGCTTELNHLGHQFLQRLFDKYDEDKDSALSPTELRNLFCVCPYMPWGAEVYMTVPTTDEGYISNHGYLCQWTLSAYLDIHRCLEHLGYLGYPILTEQESQIGAITVTREKEVDLEKCQTHRSVFLCKVIGPRGTGKTAFLQAFVGRSVVGNSSSAFSPYAINTVRVSNQEKYLILNEVDVEVDFLKASDASCDVACLMYDTSDPHSFDYCASIYKQHYMESNIPCVLVASKVDVPEVKQFHGMTPAEFCYKHRLPPPLPFSSLFLDSTSKNIYTRLAWAAMYPHLNGSDMSNTSFWLRVALGSAVVAVLGFAIYRAVARLK encoded by the exons CCAAGGTGGGAAAGACATCACTCATTATGTCTTTGGTTGGAGAGGAGTTCCCAGAAGAG GTTCCATCCAGAGCTGAAGAGATCACTATCCCTGCTGACGTGACTCCAGAGAAGGTGCCCACACACATAGTGGACTACTCAG AAAAAGAGCAGTGTGATGAAGTCCTTAGAGATGAGATCATCAAG GCTAACGTGGTGTGTGTAGTGTATGATGTCACCAACGAAGACACGATAGAAAAG ATCAAAACTAAATGGATACCTTTAGTTAACGGAAATGCAGAGAAAGGGAACAA AGTTCCCATCATCCTTGTGGGAAACAAGTCTGATCTGCGCTGTGGGAGCTCAATGGAAACCATTCTTCCCATTATGAACCAGTTCTCTGAGATTGAGACATGTGTTGAG TGTTCTGCAAAGAacctgaaaaacatttcagagcTGTTCTACTATGCACAAAAGGCAGTTCTTCACCCCACTGCCCCTCTTTATGACCCTGAGGACAAACAG CTAAAACCATTGTGTGTCCGAGCCCTTAGCAGAATATTCTACATTTCGGACCAGGACAATGACCGTATCCTCAGTGACGCTGAACTCAACAGCTTTCAG AAATCTTGTTTTGGGAATCCTCTGGCACCTCAAGCCTTAGAAGATGTGAAGACAGTAGTTTGGAAGAACACCAGCGATGGGGTGCAGGACAGCGGCCTGACCCTAAATG GTTTCTTGTTCcttaatacattatttatccAGAGGGGCCGACACGAAACCACGTGGACTATCCTCAGGAGGTTTGGTTATGACGACAACCTTGAGCTGACTGATGATTACCTTTACCCTGA actaCGAGTTCCCGTCGGCTGCACCACAGAGCTCAATCATTTAGGTCACCAGTTTCTCCAGCGGCTGTTTGACAAGTACGACGAA GACAAAGACTCTGCCCTGTCGCCGACAGAGCTCAGGAACCTATTTTGCGTATGTCCTTACATGCCATGGGGTGCAGAGGTCTATATGACCGTCCCAACCACAGACGAGGGCTACATCTCTAATCATGGCTACCTTTGTCAGTGGAC GCTTTCTGCATACCTTGACATCCACCGTTGCCTGGAGCACCTAGGATACCTAGGCTACCCTATCCTCACTGAGCAGGAGTCACAGATTGGCGCaatcacag TAACACGGGAGAAAGAGGTGGACCTGGAGAAGTGCCAGACACATCGGtcagtgtttctctgcaaaGTGATCGGACCACGGGGAACAGGCAAGACAGCCTTTCTCCAGGCCTTTGTGGGCCGCAGCGTTGTG GGGAATTCCAGCAGTGCCTTCTCACCCTATGCCATAAACACTGTCCGAGTCAGCAACCAGGAGAAGTACCTTATC CTCAATGAGGTGGATGTGGAGGTGGACTTCCTGAAGGCATCAGACGCCTCCTGTGATGTTGCTTGTCTCATGTACGACACCAGTGACCCACATTCCTTTGACTATTGTGCCAGTATATACAAG CAGCACTACATGGAGAGCAACATCCCATGTGTGCTGGTCGCCTCCAAGGTGGACGTTCCTGAGGTCAAGCAATTCCACGGGATGACTCCAGCAGAGTTCTGTTATAAACACCGACTGCCTCCGCCGCTGCCCTTCTCCAGCCTGTTCCTTGACTCCACCAGCAAGAACATCTACACCAGGCTTGCCTGGGCAGCAATGTACCC ACACCTAAATGGTTCAGACATGAGCAACACTTCATTCTGGCTGAGAGTGGCGTTGGGGTCGGCTGTGGTTGCAGTTCTGGGATTTGCCATCTACAGAGCTGTTGCCAGACTGAAATGA
- the rhot2 gene encoding mitochondrial Rho GTPase 2 isoform X1: protein MKQDVRILLLGEPKVGKTSLIMSLVGEEFPEEVPSRAEEITIPADVTPEKVPTHIVDYSEKEQCDEVLRDEIIKANVVCVVYDVTNEDTIEKIKTKWIPLVNGNAEKGNKVPIILVGNKSDLRCGSSMETILPIMNQFSEIETCVECSAKNLKNISELFYYAQKAVLHPTAPLYDPEDKQLKPLCVRALSRIFYISDQDNDRILSDAELNSFQKSCFGNPLAPQALEDVKTVVWKNTSDGVQDSGLTLNGFLFLNTLFIQRGRHETTWTILRRFGYDDNLELTDDYLYPELRVPVGCTTELNHLGHQFLQRLFDKYDEDKDSALSPTELRNLFCVCPYMPWGAEVYMTVPTTDEGYISNHGYLCQWTLSAYLDIHRCLEHLGYLGYPILTEQESQIGAITVTREKEVDLEKCQTHRSVFLCKVIGPRGTGKTAFLQAFVGRSVVGNSSSAFSPYAINTVRVSNQEKYLILNEVDVEVDFLKASDASCDVACLMYDTSDPHSFDYCASIYKQHYMESNIPCVLVASKVDVPEVKQFHGMTPAEFCYKHRLPPPLPFSSLFLDSTSKNIYTRLAWAAMYPHLNGSDMSNTSFWLRVALGSAVVAVLGFAIYRAVARLK from the exons CCAAGGTGGGAAAGACATCACTCATTATGTCTTTGGTTGGAGAGGAGTTCCCAGAAGAG GTTCCATCCAGAGCTGAAGAGATCACTATCCCTGCTGACGTGACTCCAGAGAAGGTGCCCACACACATAGTGGACTACTCAG AAAAAGAGCAGTGTGATGAAGTCCTTAGAGATGAGATCATCAAG GCTAACGTGGTGTGTGTAGTGTATGATGTCACCAACGAAGACACGATAGAAAAG ATCAAAACTAAATGGATACCTTTAGTTAACGGAAATGCAGAGAAAGGGAACAA AGTTCCCATCATCCTTGTGGGAAACAAGTCTGATCTGCGCTGTGGGAGCTCAATGGAAACCATTCTTCCCATTATGAACCAGTTCTCTGAGATTGAGACATGTGTTGAG TGTTCTGCAAAGAacctgaaaaacatttcagagcTGTTCTACTATGCACAAAAGGCAGTTCTTCACCCCACTGCCCCTCTTTATGACCCTGAGGACAAACAG CTAAAACCATTGTGTGTCCGAGCCCTTAGCAGAATATTCTACATTTCGGACCAGGACAATGACCGTATCCTCAGTGACGCTGAACTCAACAGCTTTCAG AAATCTTGTTTTGGGAATCCTCTGGCACCTCAAGCCTTAGAAGATGTGAAGACAGTAGTTTGGAAGAACACCAGCGATGGGGTGCAGGACAGCGGCCTGACCCTAAATG GTTTCTTGTTCcttaatacattatttatccAGAGGGGCCGACACGAAACCACGTGGACTATCCTCAGGAGGTTTGGTTATGACGACAACCTTGAGCTGACTGATGATTACCTTTACCCTGA actaCGAGTTCCCGTCGGCTGCACCACAGAGCTCAATCATTTAGGTCACCAGTTTCTCCAGCGGCTGTTTGACAAGTACGACGAA GACAAAGACTCTGCCCTGTCGCCGACAGAGCTCAGGAACCTATTTTGCGTATGTCCTTACATGCCATGGGGTGCAGAGGTCTATATGACCGTCCCAACCACAGACGAGGGCTACATCTCTAATCATGGCTACCTTTGTCAGTGGAC GCTTTCTGCATACCTTGACATCCACCGTTGCCTGGAGCACCTAGGATACCTAGGCTACCCTATCCTCACTGAGCAGGAGTCACAGATTGGCGCaatcacag TAACACGGGAGAAAGAGGTGGACCTGGAGAAGTGCCAGACACATCGGtcagtgtttctctgcaaaGTGATCGGACCACGGGGAACAGGCAAGACAGCCTTTCTCCAGGCCTTTGTGGGCCGCAGCGTTGTG GGGAATTCCAGCAGTGCCTTCTCACCCTATGCCATAAACACTGTCCGAGTCAGCAACCAGGAGAAGTACCTTATC CTCAATGAGGTGGATGTGGAGGTGGACTTCCTGAAGGCATCAGACGCCTCCTGTGATGTTGCTTGTCTCATGTACGACACCAGTGACCCACATTCCTTTGACTATTGTGCCAGTATATACAAG CAGCACTACATGGAGAGCAACATCCCATGTGTGCTGGTCGCCTCCAAGGTGGACGTTCCTGAGGTCAAGCAATTCCACGGGATGACTCCAGCAGAGTTCTGTTATAAACACCGACTGCCTCCGCCGCTGCCCTTCTCCAGCCTGTTCCTTGACTCCACCAGCAAGAACATCTACACCAGGCTTGCCTGGGCAGCAATGTACCC ACACCTAAATGGTTCAGACATGAGCAACACTTCATTCTGGCTGAGAGTGGCGTTGGGGTCGGCTGTGGTTGCAGTTCTGGGATTTGCCATCTACAGAGCTGTTGCCAGACTGAAATGA